The Impatiens glandulifera chromosome 3, dImpGla2.1, whole genome shotgun sequence genome contains a region encoding:
- the LOC124930995 gene encoding external alternative NAD(P)H-ubiquinone oxidoreductase B2, mitochondrial-like encodes MRTFTFYDRISRSFHQHSSLSKLLVVLTVSGGGIAAYAEPKSPGVNLINTTEGDGDGKKKKVVVLGTGWAGISFLKNLKNPSYDVQVISPRNYFAFTPLLPSVTCGTVEPRSVVEPIRKIVKKKNLDVVFSEAECIGIDAQNKKVYCRSNLDSNLNGEEFAVDYDFLVIAVGARVNTFNTPGVVEHCHFLKEVEDAQRIRKTVIEKFEEASLPSLSDEERKTILHFVVVGGGPTGVEFAAELHDFVKEDLTKLYPKVKDIVKITLLEAADHILNMFDKRITAFAEEKFHRDGIDLKTGSMVVKVSDKEISTKERNGEISSMPYGMVVWSTGIGTRPLIMNFMKQIGQTNRRALATDEWLRVEGCDNIYAVGDCATINQRKVMEDIGAIFSKADKDKSGTLTVKEFKEVIDDICERYPQVELYLKSKDMGGIVDLLKESNGDVKKEAIELSIEEFKSALSQVDSQMKNLPATAQVAAQQGLYLAKCFNRMEECERDPEGPIRFRGEGRHRFRPFRYKHLGQFAPLGGEQTAAQLPGDWVSIGHSTQWLWYSVYASKQVSWRTRALVISDWMRRFIFGRDSSGI; translated from the exons ATGCGTACTTTTACTTTCTACGATAGAATCTCTCGATCATTTCATCAACATTCATCTCTCTCTAAGCTACTTGTCGTCCTCACCGTCAG TGGTGGAGGCATTGCTGCTTATGCAGAGCCCAAATCACCTGGAGTAAACCTCATCAATACCACAGAGGGAGATGGAGATGGCAAGAAAAAGAAGGTTGTGGTACTTGGAACTGGCTGGGCTGGAATTAGTTTCTTGAAGAATTTGAAAAATCCATCATATGATGTCCAGGTGATTTCACCTAGAAATTATTTTGCATTCACCCCTTTGTTGCCTAGCGTCACGTGTGGCACAGTGGAACCTCGCAGCGTTGTAGAACCAATTCGGAAGATTGTTAAAAAG AAAAATTTGGACGTTGTATTCTCAGAAGCTGAATGCATTGGCATTGATGCACAAAATAAAAAGGTATACTGCCGGTCTAACCTTGACAGCAATTTAAACGGGGAAGAATTCGCTGTGGACTATGATTTCCTTGTGATAGCTGTGGGAGCACGTGTTAACACATTCAATACACCCGGTGTTGTTGAACATTGCCATTTCTTGAAG GAAGTTGAAGATGCTCAGAGGATCCGAAAGACAGTTATTGAAAAATTTGAAGAGGCTAGCCTGCCTAGTTTGAGCGATGAAGAAAGGAAGACGATTCTTCATTTTGTGGTTGTTGGTGGTGGACCGACTGGTGTAGAGTTTGCAGCAGAACTTCATGATTTTGTTAAAGAAGACTTAACCAAATTGTACCCTAAGGTCAAGGATATTGTAAAGATAACACTTCTCGAGGCAGCAGATCATATTCTTAACAT GTTTGATAAGAGAATAACTGCATTTGCAGAAGAGAAGTTTCACAGAGATGGTATAGATCTAAAAACAGGGTCAATGGTTGTTAAAGTGTCTGATAAAGAAATATCTACGAAAGAAAGGAATGGGGAAATCTCTTCAATGCCATATGGAATGGTAGTGTGGTCAACTGGTATTGGAACTCGGCCTCTCATAATGAATTTCATGAAGCAAATTGGTCAG ACAAACAGACGGGCCTTGGCAACAGATGAATGGCTGCGTGTTGAGGGATGTGACAATATATACGCAGTTGGAGATTGTGCGACGATTAATCAGCGAAAAGTCATG GAAGATATAGGTGCAATATTCAGCAAAGCAGACAAGGACAAATCAGGAACACTAACAGTAAAAGAGTTCAAGGAAGTGATTGATGATATATGTGAAAGATACCCTCAAGTTGAGCTTTACTTGAAGAGTAAAGATATGGGAGGTATAGTTGACCTTCTGAAGGAATCCAATGGGGATGTAAAGAAGGAAGCCATTGAACTGAGTATAGAAGAATTTAAGAGTGCTCTCTCCCAGGTCGACTCCCAGATGAAAAATCTTCCAGCTACAGCTCAG GTGGCTGCTCAACAAGGATTATACCTGGCGAAATGTTTTAATCGCATGGAGGAGTGCGAGAGAGATCCAGAAGGACCAATTCGGTTCAGGGGAGAAGGTCGCCATAGGTTTCGTCCATTCAG gtACAAGCATCTTGGGCAATTTGCTCCTCTGGGAGGAGAACAAACAGCTGCACAACTTCCAGGAGATTGGGTCTCAATTGGGCATAGCACTCAGTGGCTTTGGTATTCTGTGTATGCAAG CAAGCAAGTAAGCTGGCGTACAAGAGCATTGGTGATATCAGACTGGATGAGACGTTTCATATTTGGAAGGGATTCAAGTGGAATCTAA
- the LOC124932755 gene encoding F-box protein At1g61340-like has product MAVSGNEGLGLGLGFISYTRSMSGKRIAISINNETESTPLLKKQCSQKMDLNFLRSQLEALPHDILMKILCGVDHDDLKQLFHVSKTIREVTLIARKIHFEYSTPRKILGFRDFDQIGDLEDDYEAPNAPKRIRNGRAMMNEKKLADISVALFA; this is encoded by the exons ATGGCTGTATCTGGTAATGAAGGATTAGGGCTTGGATTAGGGTTTATAAGTTACACTAGATCGATGAGTGGTAAGAGGATTGCTATTTCTATCAATAATGAAACGGAATCGACGCCATTGTTGAAGAAACAGTGTAGTCAGAAAATGGATCTCAATTTCCTAAGATCTCAGCTCGAAGCTCTGCCTCACGATATCCTG ATGAAGATTCTGTGCGGCGTTGATCATGATGACTTGAAGCAGCTTTTTCATGTATCGAAAACTATTCGCGAAGTG ACATTGATTGCTAGGAAGATTCATTTCGAGTATAGTACGCCGAGGAAGATATTAGGTTTTCGTGATTTTGATCAGATTGGAGATTTGGAAGATGATTATGAAGCTCCGAATGCTCCGAAACGGATTAGGAATGGGCGGGCGATGATGAACGAGAAGAAATTGGCGGATATATCAGTGGCATTGTTTGCTTGA